Proteins encoded within one genomic window of Brassica rapa cultivar Chiifu-401-42 chromosome A09, CAAS_Brap_v3.01, whole genome shotgun sequence:
- the LOC103837324 gene encoding protein CANDIDATE G-PROTEIN COUPLED RECEPTOR 8, protein MRFLEELPLSPSLITQLNPNSTAKGYGGGWVDRCHGFLHNTLLVAASLFFVGYLAYEARKSFSKLSNRRSFIMIGYYASLWLVSLLNLAWCCLQGWECSPGKEVAWNLLTLFTTSGMLFLEVSLVAFLFQGNYASGAEALTRTFLISGFVIALDLLLKAIYVFGFGVSLFIDNNENVQKYKWGLWVIHKLLLTGVYGMIFSMYNSSWRERLPARPAFYKYITIMFALYGLYLIASAFSANGAHFGFWLYGVMSVCYHALYLPLLYITFLADFFQEEDLNLENVYYSEMKDAGFFDADWE, encoded by the exons ATGCGATTCCTCGAGGAACTACCGCTGTCTCCTTCTCTGATTACACAGCTAAACCCTAATTCAACCGCCAAAGGCTACGGCGGCGGATGGGTCGATAGGTGCCATGGGTTTCTACACAACACGCTTCTCGTCGCTGCTTCTCTCTTCTTCGTGGGTTACTTAGCTTACGAGGCGAGGAAGAGCTTCTCCAAGCTCTCGAATCGGAGATCTTTCATCATGATCGGTTACTACGCCTCTCTCTGGCTCGTTAGCTTGCTCAATCTTGCTTGGTGCTGCCTCCAG GGTTGGGAATGCTCTCCTGGGAAGGAAGTAGCGTGGAATCTGTTGACTTTGTTCACAACATCTGGAATGCTGTTCCTGGAAGTAAGCTTGGTGGCGTTTCTCTTCCAAGGAAACTATGCAAGCGGTGCAGAAGCGTTAACTAGAACTTTCCTAATCTCGGGGTTTGTTATAGCTCTCGATTTGCTTCTCAAG GCGATTTATGTCTTTGGGTTTGGTGTGTCATTGTTCATTGACAACAATGAAAATGTACAAAAGTACAAATGGGGATTATGGGTCATTCACAAGCTTTTACTCACTGGCGTTTATGGGATGATATTTTCGATGTACAACTCTAGCTGGAGAGAAAGATTACCTG CAAGGCCTGCATTTTACAAGTACATAACCATCATGTTCGCCTTGTATGGACTCTACCTAATTGCATCTGCGTTTTCTGCAAACGGCGCTCATTTTGGATTCTG GCTCTATGGGGTCATGAGTGTCTGCTACCACGCCTTATACCTTCCTCTTCTTTACATTACTTTTCTCGCAGACTTTTTCCAG GAAGAAGATCTAAACTTGGAGAATGTATACTACTCAGAGATGAAGGATGCTGGCTTTTTCGATGCTGATTGGGAATAG
- the LOC103837327 gene encoding restin homolog, whose amino-acid sequence MEEIKEENVVNEFRVRGECLHSALDKVNAHASDVLLFSVQWKDLNEYLESVKGKLKERFRELESKEVELKGQSFALEERAKVVEEAEAKVADLEMKSDGIRMDVEAMKKELNFFTKQVEVSVGESNAEEARLSQLRRLVEECEEERMLKESQLGLKGEELAKLETDIERCCAEVSAEMERLRGAQIHRRQLDEEVERKTKDLALVQSKLEECEKMFETRSSELVETQDELECKREDLGQLEAELERHRVKVITEKDHWERTRDHGRELEEEISRKKKELESVIEQLDSKQKLLETQSSELVSKEKEFEALSLDIGLSEQKVMSLNNDMKEICQRVESKGKELEKVQRLIKERSVHCESLKLLIEERSEELDSKVKQHDEITDDIRKLSLEIVFKEKTLKRAEVFIQQLSEKQDSAEEKLDSTRRDLASCIDEHESMERDLISVKDIYRECLEDLEIKEKELKCVESILTERNKQVEEREKMMQHLNSSIEKLMGQLKLKQEEVCSIKKTIKECSRELKAKRKHRDKVQSTLTDLIAELKSTESQLSSVKQKIQDSLKDFQGLELKEKELSAREARIDHKAQQLISTEQKLPKSSKKTELKAKKQGNTVQQADLVRDANVRDEKTLQLLLRGHLKKRDQLHLDVLSSIKRSSDPAKLVLETVNGLYAAHQRTEATNLDPKSVQRSSICLLECLMDMSPNPTAEVQGEAFKFATEWKNITLVEAENPVEVLEFLNFLAAFSFAYAFDADQVQSLFDVDFLCKYGLSLCKALGVSALAPVNNNVLSLEDKPEQQPREAPVINSSDPCSLDVQQSIASPHLPDEDSLRDIEDSTSFSPNEVSTKLRMLKYPGRFVLTCLDDALIGARRRGELSLAEPIVKTFIPLLEELARGVVSTDPGLHSYATKVAREWVSMMGASVEKSELEVWAFLQFIVAFGLRIQPDQNLQLASRVTHFKQAPRLFQSLGLSDAIPNFVTQLLDKAIYIPAIRFMLYFNVTNNFSPLEFLKEQIISLRRSAKEKRTTHESQADAATMRDIMELIEDFQLEIDIPVALILRFMVPRDIQNLPVQSTHAQASDTAFQSSFIATDGSNPSLPTSFDAAPDQPVNVETYEAGGSTEFQGQSSHQAGSKRPRVVEDPEGSRLVIRPCINRPPGFGKF is encoded by the exons ATGGAGGAGATTAAGGAGGAAAACGTGGTGAACGAGTTTAGGGTGAGGGGTGAGTGTCTGCATAGCGCGTTGGACAAGGTTAACGCTCATGCTTCCGACGTGCTTCTCTTCAGTGTTCAGTGGAAAGACTTGAATGAGTATCTGGAATCAGTCAAAGGTAAATTAAAGGAGAGGTTCAGGGAGTTAGAGTCCAAGGAGGTTGAGTTGAAAGGTCAAAGCTTTGCACTTGAAGAGAGGGCTAAAGTGgttgaagaagctgaagctaAGGTTGCTGATTTGGAGATGAAATCTGATGGGATTCGGATGGATGTTGAGGCAATGAAGAAAGAGCTTAACTTTTTTACTAAACAGGTTGAAGTTTCTGTAGGCGAGTCTAACGCGGAGGAAGCGAGACTGTCTCAGCTTAGGAGATTGGTGGAAGAGTGTGAGGAAGAGAGAATGTTGAAGGAGAGTCAGCTTGGTTTGAAAGGTGAAGAGCTAGCAAAGTTGGAGACTGATATTGAGAGGTGTTGTGCTGAGGTCAGCGCAGAGATGGAGAGATTGCGTGGAGCTCAAATTCACAGGAGACAGTTAGATGAGGAAGTTGAGAGGAAGACGAAAGATCTCGCATTGGTTCAGAGCAAGCTTGAGGAATGTGAGAAGATGTTTGAGACAAGGTCCTCAGAGCTGGTTGAGACTCAGGATGAGCTTGAATGTAAGCGAGAAGATTTAGGACAGTTGGAAGCTGAGCTTGAAAGGCATCGCGTTAAGGTCATCACAGAGAAGGATCATTGGGAGAGGACGCGAGATCACGGTAGAGAACTGGAAGAGGAGATatcaagaaagaagaaagagctTGAATCGGTGATAGAACAACTAGATTCCAAACAGAAGCTGCTTGAGACACAGTCATCTGAACTTGTCTCTAAGGAGAAAGAGTTTGAAGCTCTTAGTCTGGACATTGGATTGAGTGAGCAGAAGGTCATGTCCCTAAATAACGACATGAAGGAGATTTGCCAACGAGTGGAATCAAAAGGCAAGGAGCTGGAGAAGGTTCAAAGGCTAATTAAGGAAAGGAGTGTGCATTGTGAGTCACTCAAGCTGTTGATTGAGGAACGCAGTGAAGAACTTGATTCTAAAGTGAAGCAACATGATGAGATAACAGATGATATTCGGAAGTTATCCTTGGAGATTGTCTTTAAAGAGAAGACACTGAAAAGAGCTGAAGTTTTTATCCAGCAGCTCTCTGAGAAACAAGATTCGGCAGAGGAAAAACTGGATTCGACTAGAAGAGATCTGGCAAGTTGCATTGACGAACATGAGTCAATGGAGAGAGACCTTATCTCTGTGAAGGATATATATAGAGAGTGCCTCGAAGATCTGGAGATCAAGGAGAAGGAGTTGAAGTGTGTAGAATCAATACTCACTGAGAGAAATAAACAAGTTGAGGAACGAGAGAAGATGATGCAACATTTGAATAGCTCCATTGAGAAACTTATGGGACAGCTCAAGTTGAAACAAGAAGAGGTTTGTTCAATCAAAAAGACCATCAAGGAATGCTCCCGTGAGTTGAAGGCTAAGAGGAAACACCGTGATAAGGTTCAAAGCACACTTACTGATCTTATTGCTGAGCTCAAGTCAACAGAAAGCCAACTTAGCTCTGTCAAACAAAAGATTCAAGACAGCTTGAAAGACTTTCAAGGGCTTGAACTGAAAGAGAAAGAGCTTAGTGCTCGGGAGGCAAGGATTGATCACAAGGCTCAGCAACTGATATCAACAGAACAGAAGTTGCCAAAATCCTCTAAGAAAACTGAGCTGAAAGCAAAGAAACAAGGCAACACGGTTCAACAAGCTGACCTTGTACGAGACGCTAACGTACGCGACGAGAAAACTTTGCAGTTACTCTTACGTGGGCATCTGAAGAAACGTGATCAGCTTCATCTCGACGTCTTGTCTTCTATTAAAAGATCTTCTGACCCGGCAAAGCTTGTGTTAGAGACAGTAAATGGGCTCTACGCAGCTCACCAAAGGACAGAAGCTACAAATCTTGATCCAAAGAGTGTTCAAAGGAGTAGCATCTGCTTGCTAGAATGCTTGATGGATATGTCACCAAACCCCACAGCTGAAGTACAAGGAGAAGCTTTCAAGTTTGCCACTGAATGGAAGAACATAACTCTGGTTGAGGCAGAGAATCCAGTGGAGGTGTTGGAGTTTCTAAACTTTCTTGCTGCATTCAGTTTCGCATATGCTTTTGATGCTGACCAAGTCCAAAGTCTTTTTGATGTTGACTTCCTTTGCAAATATGGTCTCAGTCTATGCAAAGCTCTTGGAGTATCAGCTCTAGCACCTG tcaACAATAATGTGCTATCATTGGAAGATAAGCCTGAGCAGCAGCCCCGTGAAGCACCAGTCATCAATAGTAGTGATCCATGCTCCTTGGATGTCCAACAAAGCATAGCTTCACCTCATTTGCCTGATGAAGATTCTCTTAGGGACATTGAGGACTCAACTTCTTTTTCACCGAATGAAGTCTCAACTAAACTTCGAATGCTTAAATATCCAGGCAGGTTTGTTCTAACTTGTCTCGATGATGCACTCATTGGCGCTCGTAGGAGAGGGGAATTGAGTTTAGCAGAGCCTATAGTCAAGACTTTTATTCCCCTTTTGGAGGAGCTGGCACGTGGTGTAGTCTCTACTGATCCTGGTCTACACTCTTATGCAACCAAAGTGGCACGTGAATGGGTGAGTATGATGGGAGCTAGTGTTGAAAAGTCAGAGCTTGAGGTTTGGGCTTTTCTGCAATTCATTGTGGCGTTTGGATTGCGGATTCAACCAGATCAGAATTTACAACTCGCCTCGCGTGTTACTCACTTCAAACAGGCTCCAAGACTCTTCCAATCTCTTGGTCTCAGTGATGCCATCCCAA ATTTTGTCACACAGCTCCTTGACAAAGCCATCTATATTCCGGCAATCCGGTTTATGCTTTACTTCAACGTGACAAACAACTTTTCTCCACTGGAGTTCTTGAAGGAACAGATCATCAGTCTCAGACGCTCAGCCAAGGAAAAGAGAACAACACATGAATCACAG GCTGACGCTGCTACAATGAGGGACATAATGGAACTCATTGAAGACTTCCAGCTGGAAATTGACATTCCTGTGGCTCTTATCCTCAGATTCATGGTTCCTCGGGACATTCAAAACCTTCCAGTTCAATCAACCCATGCGCAGGCTTCAGACACAGCCTTTCAAAGCTCATTCATTGCCACTGATGGCTCAAACCCTAGCCTTCCAACAAGCTTTGATGCTGCACCAGATCAACCTGTTAACGTAGAAAC